From Rhodococcus antarcticus, the proteins below share one genomic window:
- the alaS gene encoding alanine--tRNA ligase, whose amino-acid sequence MQTHEIRQRFLDHFTAAGHTPVPSASLILDDPNLLFVNAGMVQFVPYFLGQVPAPWARAASVQKCVRTGDIENVGITTRHNTFFQMAGNFSFGDYFKREAIGHAWSLLTDPVDEGGYGFDPQRLWATVYTDDDEAHRLWQDVAGLPPERIQRRGMADNYWSMGIPGPCGPCSEIYYDRGPEHGVEGGPEADEDRYIEIWNLVFMQNERGAGTSKDDFEILGPLPRQNIDTGMGVERVAFLLQGVDNVYETDLVRPVITLAERLSGRAYGRDSTDDVRFRVIADHARTGVLLIADGVTPGNDGRGYVLRRLLRRIVRSARLLGITAPSMAELVAVVRDTMSTSYPELTSEFARIERIAVGEETAFLRTLEAGSTLFDTAAEQVRAAGASVIAGDRAFALHDTYGFPIDLTLEMAAEAGLTVDEPGFCALMSEQRARAKADAQKNKTAHGDLSAYTELLAAGPTEFTGYTELETEGRVLGVLADGVRTRRASEGDVVEVVLDRTSLYAESGGQDSDAGRITGDGVDLEVLDVQKVAKRIWVHRVRVVAGELAEGAAVVSRVDPQWRAGARQGHSGTHLVHAALRHVLGPTALQSGSYNKPGYLRLDFAWQGGLSAATRSEVEEVTNRAVRDDLPVRVVHTDMAGAQQMGALALFGETYDTDVRVVEIGGPFSVELCGGTHVQHSSQVGPVTLLGESSVGSGVRRVEAYVGLDAYRYLARERALVQGLAATLKVPDDEVPARVEALLERLKEAERELEQTRAAAAVASAGTLAAGAEKVGDLLLVATTAPAGVTGGDLRTLATEVRGKLGQQPGVVLLLAVSDGKVSFVVATTAAAREAGLRAGDLVAVFGPSIGGRGGGKPDMAQGGGTEPDGIPAALAALRAHVGQRA is encoded by the coding sequence TTCGTCAACGCGGGCATGGTGCAGTTCGTCCCCTACTTCCTCGGGCAGGTGCCGGCGCCCTGGGCCCGCGCCGCCAGCGTCCAGAAGTGCGTCCGCACCGGTGACATCGAGAACGTCGGGATCACCACCCGGCACAACACCTTCTTCCAGATGGCGGGCAACTTCAGCTTCGGCGACTACTTCAAGCGCGAGGCGATCGGGCACGCCTGGAGCCTGCTGACCGACCCGGTGGACGAGGGTGGCTACGGGTTCGACCCGCAGCGGCTGTGGGCCACGGTCTACACCGACGACGACGAGGCCCACCGGCTGTGGCAGGACGTCGCAGGCCTGCCGCCCGAGCGCATCCAGCGTCGCGGGATGGCCGACAACTACTGGTCGATGGGGATCCCCGGCCCGTGCGGCCCGTGCTCGGAGATCTACTACGACCGCGGTCCGGAGCACGGCGTCGAGGGTGGTCCGGAGGCGGACGAGGACCGCTACATCGAGATCTGGAACCTCGTGTTCATGCAGAACGAGCGCGGGGCAGGAACGTCCAAGGACGACTTCGAGATCCTCGGCCCGCTGCCGCGGCAGAACATCGACACCGGGATGGGCGTCGAGCGGGTCGCGTTCCTGCTGCAGGGCGTGGACAACGTCTACGAGACCGATCTCGTCCGGCCCGTCATCACCCTGGCCGAGCGGCTCTCGGGGCGCGCCTACGGGCGCGACAGCACCGACGACGTCCGCTTCCGGGTCATCGCCGACCACGCCCGCACCGGCGTGCTGCTCATCGCGGACGGGGTGACCCCGGGCAACGACGGCCGTGGCTACGTGCTGCGCCGGCTGCTGCGCCGCATCGTGCGCTCGGCCCGGCTGCTCGGCATCACCGCGCCGTCCATGGCCGAGCTGGTCGCTGTCGTCCGCGACACCATGAGCACCTCCTACCCGGAGCTGACCAGCGAGTTCGCCCGCATCGAGCGGATCGCGGTGGGGGAGGAGACGGCGTTCCTGCGCACCCTGGAGGCCGGCTCCACCCTGTTCGACACCGCCGCGGAGCAGGTGCGCGCCGCGGGGGCGTCGGTCATCGCCGGGGACCGCGCGTTCGCGCTGCACGACACCTACGGCTTCCCCATCGACCTCACGCTGGAGATGGCAGCCGAGGCCGGGCTCACCGTCGACGAGCCCGGCTTCTGTGCGCTGATGTCCGAGCAGCGGGCCAGGGCCAAGGCCGACGCCCAGAAGAACAAGACCGCGCACGGCGACCTCTCCGCCTACACCGAGCTCCTGGCCGCCGGACCCACCGAGTTCACCGGGTACACCGAGCTCGAGACCGAGGGGCGGGTGCTGGGCGTCCTCGCCGACGGAGTGCGGACCCGCCGGGCGTCCGAGGGTGACGTCGTCGAGGTGGTGCTGGACCGCACCTCGCTGTACGCCGAGTCGGGCGGGCAGGACAGCGACGCCGGCCGGATCACCGGGGACGGCGTCGACCTCGAGGTGCTCGACGTGCAGAAGGTGGCCAAGCGGATCTGGGTGCACCGGGTGCGGGTGGTCGCCGGTGAGCTCGCCGAAGGTGCCGCGGTGGTCAGCCGGGTCGACCCGCAGTGGCGGGCCGGCGCGCGCCAGGGTCACTCCGGCACGCACCTGGTGCACGCGGCGCTGCGGCACGTGCTCGGCCCCACCGCGCTGCAGTCCGGGTCGTACAACAAGCCCGGCTACCTGCGGCTGGACTTCGCGTGGCAGGGGGGGCTCTCCGCCGCCACCCGCAGCGAGGTCGAGGAGGTCACCAACCGCGCCGTGCGCGACGACCTGCCCGTCCGTGTGGTGCACACCGACATGGCCGGTGCGCAGCAGATGGGCGCGCTCGCCCTGTTCGGGGAGACCTACGACACCGACGTCCGCGTGGTGGAGATCGGCGGCCCGTTCTCGGTGGAGCTGTGCGGAGGCACGCACGTGCAGCACTCCTCGCAGGTCGGTCCGGTGACGCTGCTGGGGGAGTCCTCGGTGGGTTCCGGGGTGCGCCGCGTCGAGGCCTACGTCGGTCTCGACGCCTACCGCTACCTGGCCAGGGAGCGCGCGCTGGTCCAGGGCCTGGCGGCGACGCTGAAGGTGCCCGACGACGAGGTGCCGGCCCGTGTGGAGGCCCTGCTCGAGCGGCTCAAGGAGGCCGAGCGCGAGCTGGAGCAGACCCGGGCCGCGGCCGCCGTGGCCTCGGCGGGAACCCTGGCCGCCGGCGCCGAGAAGGTCGGTGACCTGCTGCTCGTCGCCACGACCGCGCCGGCCGGCGTCACCGGGGGGGACCTGCGGACGCTGGCCACGGAGGTCCGCGGGAAGCTCGGCCAGCAGCCCGGCGTGGTGCTGCTGCTCGCGGTGTCCGACGGCAAGGTCAGCTTCGTCGTGGCGACGACGGCCGCCGCTCGGGAGGCGGGCCTGCGCGCGGGCGACCTGGTGGCGGTGTTCGGACCGTCCATCGGTGGGCGTGGTGGCGGCAAGCCGGACATGGCCCAGGGAGGCGGCACCGAGCCCGACGGCATCCCGGCGGCACTGGCGGCGCTGCGGGCGCACGTCGGACAGCGGGCGTGA
- the ruvX gene encoding Holliday junction resolvase RuvX, whose product MSRAPDRPGPDDPGRGRRLGVDVGSVRVGVALSDPDGILATPVETVPRVAGSSGADQPDVRRVLALAAEHEVVEVVVGLPQTLRAEHGKAAQLATTYARFLRDHLDGVPVRLADERLTTVTAARTLSDRGVRGRRQRAVVDQAAAVTILQSWLEARTRYAQEQTRRAPAHQTGSTTEERA is encoded by the coding sequence GTGAGCCGCGCCCCGGACCGGCCGGGACCCGACGACCCCGGCCGCGGCCGCCGCCTCGGCGTCGACGTGGGCAGCGTCCGCGTGGGGGTGGCGCTCAGCGATCCCGACGGCATCCTCGCCACCCCGGTGGAGACGGTGCCGCGGGTGGCCGGCAGCAGCGGTGCCGACCAGCCCGACGTGCGCCGGGTGCTGGCCCTGGCCGCCGAGCACGAGGTGGTCGAGGTGGTCGTGGGGCTGCCCCAGACGCTGCGTGCCGAGCACGGGAAGGCCGCCCAGCTCGCCACCACCTACGCCCGGTTCCTCCGCGACCACCTCGACGGCGTGCCGGTGCGGCTCGCCGACGAGCGCTTGACGACGGTCACGGCCGCCAGGACGCTGTCCGACCGGGGGGTGCGCGGACGCAGGCAGCGCGCCGTGGTCGACCAGGCTGCGGCCGTGACCATCCTGCAGTCCTGGCTCGAGGCCCGCACCCGGTACGCCCAGGAGCAGACCCGCCGCGCACCGGCACACCAGACGGGGTCCACGACGGAGGAGCGCGCGTGA